A region of Oncorhynchus kisutch isolate 150728-3 linkage group LG29, Okis_V2, whole genome shotgun sequence DNA encodes the following proteins:
- the LOC109874358 gene encoding pro-MCH 2, whose product MRDSVLSVIFALALFLECYTPSMAIPMGKMEDTALEQDTLDSLLNEEVADKNPDSVRSGSSKIIVLADSGMWKNLNRGLPLYKLKAAAAGLDRALTLDRREADQDLSPSISIVRRDTMRCMVGRVYRPCWEV is encoded by the coding sequence ATGAGAGACTCGGTCCTCTCCGTCATCTTTGCCTTGGCACTTTTCTTGGAGTGCTACACACCGTCCATGGCGATCCCGATGGGCAAGATGGAGGACACAGCCTTGGAGCAAGATACTCTAGACTCTCTACTGAACGAAGAGGTGGCCGATAAAAACCCTGATTCAGTCAGAAGCGGGAGCTCCAAGATCATCGTGTTGGCAGACTCAGGCATGTGGAAGAACCTGAACAGAGGACTTCCTCTCTACAAACTGAAAGCTGCAGCTGCAGGGCTTGACAGAGCCCTGACCCTGGACCGCAGAGAGGCTGACCAGGACCTGAGCCCCAGCATCTCCATTGTCAGGAGGGACACCATGAGGTGCATGGTGGGAAGGGTGTACCGGCCTTGCTGGGAAGTGTAG